CTTGAGCCCTCTGAAGTTCAGCCTTCCGAGTTCAGAGCAGAACGGAAACACCCCTCCAGTGTCCCGCTGGCTCCCCAACTCTGATGTCTGGAATGTAGATAGCACGAATTCCCACCCCATGTTTGTCCTTAAGACTTTTGTTCCCCAAAAGCTTACTTGTGAAATCGACGcgagagagtcagagagagaggacCACACCCCATCCCTGACCCCCCCGCCAGAAGATCATCAGACCAGGAGAGTAAACCGCCAGCCGCAGAAAGGAGATGCAGGCGTCTTAAATGCATGAAAGGAGATGCAACTCACCagaataaaaggcatacaaagtCAACTACAGTGGGATGCTCCTTTTTACCTAACAGATAGGTTTAATAACACTCTGCTGACAAAAATGGGACAAAATGGGCACTTTCATAACATTGGTAAGAGAACGTAAGTTGGTAAACTTCGCTGGAGGGCAATTTGACAATAGCTATAAAAATTATCAACGTGATGgagtaattctacttctgggttttCATCCTGTAATATATTCACACATGTGGACAATGAGGTAAGAACAAGGGTATTCATGGCAGCATCATGTGTAGCAGCAAAAGGTCCGAACTGATCTAAATATCCGTTGGGAGtatttgatgaaataaattatggTGCCGCCAGGTGATGAAATAGTATGCTGCCGTGAAAAAAGAGCGAGGACACTCTTTCGTAAGACGTGGAAAGGCTAAGACATGTTGTTTAACTCAGAGACGAGCACACTTTTTCTATAaaaggccagagagtaaatatttcaggctttgcgagtcatatggtctctgtcacaactattcagcTCTGCCTTGGTAACatgacagcagccacaggaaatatGTAGACCACGAACAGAACTGTTTACAGAAACCGGtgatgggctggatttggcctgtggtcTGTTGTATGCCAAGCCCTACTGCAACTGATCAAAGCCAAGTCCATGTCACTGTTTTTGTAGATTTGTGGAAGAGGACTGTGTAAGGATGTGCTTGTACTTGCATAGAATTTCTCTTCAAGGGTACATTAGTACAGGGGTCTTCCCACA
The sequence above is a segment of the Orcinus orca chromosome 16, mOrcOrc1.1, whole genome shotgun sequence genome. Coding sequences within it:
- the GTSF1L gene encoding LOW QUALITY PROTEIN: gametocyte-specific factor 1-like (The sequence of the model RefSeq protein was modified relative to this genomic sequence to represent the inferred CDS: deleted 1 base in 1 codon; substituted 1 base at 1 genomic stop codon), translating into MEPEALQICPYNPQHRIPLRRFQYHLASCRRKNPKKAKKMASCKYNACHVFPIKKLEEHEAACVNRSTVEEEDSLSPLKFSLPSSEQNGNTPPVSRWLPNSDVWNVDSTNSHPMFVLKTFVPQKLTCEIDARESERETTPHPXPPRQKIIRPGE